The following coding sequences are from one bacterium SCSIO 12741 window:
- a CDS encoding response regulator has translation MSVHYFIVRNVHFPTFKRLLYGVVIALLLSLAASLKGQSLNELLNQDHFTVQHWNSEDGLPQNSVNALVQTQDGYIWVGTYGGLARFDGVRFEHITFGELDHERIISLFEDAEGTLWIGTENNGIYRLKDDKLTHLSLAEGLPGKGIPDIFATPDGSIAAVVQGNGMALISGDQVEFVPHEICSQTLIEHTIQDPKGTIWMYTAKGLFKLESPLGKPKVIAGSEHPFDGLGIAISEKGIPLLANQNGLFQFDRGKVKPLLSFSGDEMLLSGQLASGKGQNIWYATREGGLYLLDHPGAEPRQIPLGTVGSDISCLYVDQNENLWIGFNGHGLIQLRKKPVQSLDARLGLKDEKILAIHRDQKGSIWIGTNSGSLYQWSSEENRLTEWSENLGGPKEDVWSIASDGGGNLWIGTYGNGLLRGNPGKGEAFQVVEGWEKYSQVILSLFYDTNHDRLLVGTDQGGLLQYKASVWTTLIPESSTQSRITQILLTQEGILYLATQGDGLKKIDFQGNTTLGLNEGLPSLSIRSVFEDSKGLLWVGTYGQGLAVFLDGKFRTINQQNGLYDNLISTLNEDEQGYFWISCNQGVFRVLRQDLLAVAQAQQDQVVCQVFNQSHGMGNSETNGGFQPASIQLADQTLLYPTMKGVAIFPTQQLKPEPPINHIHLSLVSYGDTFLPAATQMEIPKEYRDLKFDFTAPHFFAPELIRFEYRLLGYDTSWQSAGISRFARYTRLAPGEYTFQVRARNSQGILSHDQAETQIRLKSYLYEELWFQILLLFVLAAAVVLYVTQRLRQSRRREEKLSLLVDERTKDLNHEKELTEKALSKLAKQSTELEKVNKARTVFFANVSHELKTPLTLIKGPVEELLQSAPDKAPDQWKRDLELIDKNSDRLNQLITQLLDIARSEDGKIEVQEKTFDAHLLVSNLLETYSNWIEQKNIQIHFPHSADSLVGSSDPELMEKMVANLLSNALKFTPSGGSITLSLEGVKDQLYFEIVDSGQGVREEDLQHVFERFYKSGNPSESNTQGSGIGLALVKEFAQWLGGSVSVENVPQGGAKFSFKLPFKVNPKAESWTWTVPGIKTREEEQTETPTLNKEEWPLVLVVDDHQDIRQLVKRSLVHEYRILEASHGEEAFQLAIEHSPDVIVSDIMMPVMDGITLLSRLKNDKRTEFIAVLMLTARGADPVRMEAWKQGAEGYLAKPFNGQELRYRIQGILSNRKKLQAKLLLASNPENEKKDERSEFEIQFEQLVDDEMHNSTFSFSDVLGDFAMSRSTFQRSVKEYYNCSPQAYLKERRLKLAMQLIEQQAGSIAEVAYASGFNSASYFNRAFKERFGKSPTSFQ, from the coding sequence TTGAGCGTCCATTATTTCATTGTAAGAAACGTACATTTTCCAACCTTTAAACGGTTACTCTACGGAGTGGTTATTGCTCTATTATTGAGCTTAGCCGCCTCCCTGAAAGGCCAATCCCTAAACGAACTTTTAAACCAGGATCATTTTACAGTTCAACATTGGAATTCTGAAGATGGTCTCCCCCAAAACTCAGTCAATGCCCTTGTTCAAACTCAAGACGGTTACATCTGGGTAGGTACCTATGGCGGTTTGGCCCGATTTGATGGCGTCCGCTTCGAACACATCACGTTTGGAGAATTGGATCATGAGCGTATTATCAGTCTTTTTGAAGATGCTGAGGGAACACTTTGGATAGGGACAGAAAACAATGGGATTTACCGGTTAAAAGACGACAAGCTCACCCACCTATCTCTGGCAGAAGGCCTTCCTGGAAAAGGAATCCCAGACATTTTTGCAACTCCTGATGGCTCGATCGCAGCGGTAGTACAAGGCAATGGAATGGCCCTTATTTCCGGTGATCAGGTGGAATTTGTTCCTCATGAAATTTGCTCCCAAACCCTGATCGAACATACGATTCAGGATCCGAAAGGAACCATCTGGATGTACACTGCAAAGGGACTATTCAAGTTGGAAAGCCCTTTAGGCAAACCCAAAGTCATTGCTGGAAGCGAGCACCCTTTTGATGGTTTAGGAATAGCCATATCAGAAAAGGGCATTCCCCTTCTCGCCAACCAAAATGGCCTATTTCAATTCGACCGGGGGAAAGTAAAACCTCTTCTTTCTTTTTCCGGAGATGAAATGCTTTTATCGGGCCAGTTGGCTTCCGGAAAAGGTCAAAACATCTGGTATGCCACCCGAGAAGGAGGATTGTATCTGCTGGATCACCCTGGAGCCGAGCCCCGACAAATTCCCCTTGGAACAGTGGGCAGTGATATCTCCTGTTTGTATGTGGATCAAAATGAAAATCTGTGGATTGGATTCAATGGACATGGACTCATCCAACTGAGAAAGAAACCGGTACAATCGCTCGACGCTCGGTTGGGGTTGAAGGATGAAAAAATTCTGGCCATTCATCGGGATCAAAAAGGCAGCATTTGGATTGGAACAAATTCAGGATCTCTTTACCAATGGTCGTCAGAGGAAAATCGCTTAACCGAATGGTCCGAAAATCTGGGTGGCCCCAAAGAGGATGTCTGGTCGATTGCGTCGGATGGCGGTGGTAACCTTTGGATTGGCACCTATGGCAATGGACTATTGCGAGGAAATCCAGGAAAAGGTGAAGCCTTTCAAGTCGTGGAAGGCTGGGAAAAATACAGCCAGGTAATCCTCTCTCTTTTCTACGATACCAACCATGATCGGCTTTTGGTTGGAACCGACCAAGGAGGGCTGCTTCAGTACAAAGCCAGTGTATGGACCACCCTAATTCCCGAGTCATCTACCCAATCCCGAATCACCCAAATACTGCTGACCCAAGAAGGAATCCTTTATTTGGCGACTCAGGGCGATGGATTAAAAAAGATTGATTTCCAAGGAAACACAACCCTGGGATTGAACGAAGGATTACCATCCCTCTCCATCCGAAGTGTTTTTGAAGATTCTAAAGGTCTTCTTTGGGTGGGTACCTATGGTCAAGGATTGGCTGTTTTTCTCGATGGAAAATTCAGAACCATCAATCAACAAAACGGGCTTTACGACAACCTCATCTCCACCCTTAACGAAGATGAGCAAGGGTACTTTTGGATCAGCTGTAACCAAGGCGTGTTTCGTGTTTTACGGCAGGATCTCTTAGCCGTAGCTCAGGCCCAACAAGATCAAGTGGTTTGCCAGGTTTTCAATCAATCTCACGGGATGGGAAATTCCGAAACCAATGGTGGTTTTCAGCCCGCCAGTATCCAGCTGGCCGACCAAACTTTACTCTACCCGACGATGAAGGGGGTTGCGATTTTCCCTACCCAACAGCTTAAGCCCGAGCCCCCCATAAACCACATTCATCTTTCCCTGGTATCATACGGAGACACTTTCCTGCCGGCAGCTACCCAGATGGAAATTCCGAAAGAATACCGGGATCTCAAGTTTGATTTTACCGCCCCCCATTTTTTTGCTCCTGAACTCATTCGATTTGAATACCGCCTATTAGGTTATGACACCTCCTGGCAATCTGCCGGTATCAGCCGATTTGCCCGATACACAAGACTTGCTCCGGGGGAATATACATTTCAGGTAAGGGCTCGAAATAGCCAAGGTATTCTGAGTCATGATCAGGCTGAAACTCAGATCAGACTGAAATCCTATTTGTACGAAGAGCTGTGGTTTCAGATCCTCCTGTTATTTGTCCTGGCTGCAGCAGTTGTTCTTTATGTCACCCAAAGGCTGCGACAATCCCGCCGACGGGAAGAGAAATTGAGCCTTTTGGTTGACGAGCGTACTAAGGACCTGAATCACGAAAAAGAGCTTACCGAAAAGGCCCTGTCCAAACTGGCTAAACAATCCACCGAGCTGGAGAAAGTGAATAAAGCCCGAACTGTATTCTTCGCCAATGTTTCCCATGAGTTGAAGACGCCTCTAACCCTCATCAAAGGGCCCGTAGAAGAATTGCTCCAAAGCGCACCAGACAAGGCCCCGGATCAATGGAAAAGAGACTTGGAACTCATTGACAAGAACAGCGATAGACTCAATCAGCTTATCACACAGCTGCTCGATATCGCCCGATCGGAGGATGGAAAAATCGAAGTACAGGAAAAGACCTTCGATGCCCACCTATTGGTTTCCAACTTGCTTGAGACCTATAGCAACTGGATTGAACAGAAAAACATTCAAATCCACTTCCCACATTCGGCAGATTCTCTGGTGGGCAGTAGTGATCCAGAATTGATGGAAAAGATGGTGGCCAACCTTCTTTCCAATGCTCTCAAATTCACTCCATCAGGTGGAAGCATTACCCTTTCGTTAGAAGGGGTTAAAGATCAACTGTATTTTGAAATTGTCGACTCTGGTCAAGGTGTACGGGAAGAAGACTTGCAACATGTATTTGAGCGCTTCTACAAATCCGGTAACCCATCCGAATCGAATACCCAGGGAAGTGGAATTGGACTGGCTCTGGTTAAGGAATTTGCGCAATGGCTGGGCGGATCCGTGAGTGTAGAAAATGTACCACAAGGAGGCGCTAAATTTAGCTTTAAACTCCCCTTTAAAGTCAATCCCAAAGCTGAATCCTGGACATGGACAGTCCCTGGGATTAAAACTCGAGAAGAAGAACAAACCGAAACTCCAACGCTTAATAAAGAAGAGTGGCCCTTGGTGTTGGTGGTGGATGATCACCAGGATATTCGTCAACTCGTTAAACGATCGTTGGTTCACGAATACCGGATTCTGGAAGCGAGCCATGGCGAGGAAGCTTTTCAATTGGCCATCGAGCATTCCCCCGATGTGATCGTTTCAGACATCATGATGCCGGTAATGGATGGAATTACCCTACTCAGCCGATTGAAAAATGACAAGCGAACCGAGTTTATAGCCGTACTAATGTTGACCGCCCGTGGTGCCGATCCGGTGAGAATGGAAGCGTGGAAACAAGGGGCAGAAGGTTATTTGGCCAAGCCATTTAATGGTCAGGAATTACGCTACCGTATTCAAGGTATTCTCTCCAATCGGAAAAAGCTTCAAGCCAAGTTACTTCTGGCATCAAATCCGGAAAACGAAAAAAAGGATGAACGCAGCGAATTTGAGATTCAATTCGAACAATTGGTTGATGATGAGATGCACAATTCCACCTTCAGTTTTTCAGATGTACTTGGCGATTTTGCGATGAGTCGATCAACCTTTCAACGGAGCGTTAAGGAATACTACAATTGCTCTCCTCAAGCCTATTTAAAGGAGCGTAGATTAAAGCTTGCGATGCAGCTCATTGAACAACAGGCGGGAAGTATTGCAGAGGTTGCCTACGCCTCTGGATTTAACAGCGCATCCTACTTCAATCGTGCCTTTAAAGAACGTTTTGGCAAGTCCCCAACATCCTTCCAATAG
- a CDS encoding choice-of-anchor D domain-containing protein, which yields MNGMVLRGLLALSLLFVFQWSNAQFKVNTITRNSPSTQNTLDSNFQFNITFSHRALQLDTGDLSLNGGIAAKSKINSVKYVGGTSYLVDVKTTDTSSGTLGLDIKGVDGSGSNNIIQGNLQLDQQSLAKIQITDSKVFGQSFIPATSGKLVDIVVRTGIGHTYNGNGTMELITGEGYGGTVIASQVISVDQSHSEKTYTFSSPAVVSAGSKYTMRFNFPNAPTNSTAFSAQVGANYPGGYLYQSSILASADLYFKTYIHTGPDVPLTSTLPTVDETYQFVVCKLAALITKNSETSCMGTGGSATATASKGNISYSYLWDNGDTSASSSKLLYGTNSITVTDAYGCSVSKSITMGSSCSLLIKGNNQWITLGDTTPTPTDKTDLGPVSVGDSLTQTFTLINNGSGTLNFSSPITLTGSHANLFSIAQAPASTVNAGDSTSFSIRFKPNALGTFKVTVNIPNSSTDANPYTFSIQGQGSHSGFNFDGGNDYIEIADDTTLDFSHAFTVEAWIKPDGAQTSGILTKFGNGASNRSWALLLLSSGKLELSVSNNGNSETYFNSASSVNLGFWNHVVFRFDSTKMEVFINGVKDLNSQTVSGSIFNSSSPVLIGARDNGSVGLNYRGDMDEVRLWSVARPDTAILNSRNCELSGSETGLVAYYNFNQGIPNGNNAGASLVDQSTKNNDGTFQNASLTGSSSNFVTGAITHVAGPCAVPLSTSLTISQAILCNGNSNGSIMATVNGGIPPYTYAWSNGSTTATANNVVAGKYWVTVTDNNGVSSAHTQTLIDSIIITEPSKLTATLVVDSNVSCYGELDGGLTASATGGTAGYSYAWSNGATSASITGVAAGSYKVTVSDANACIDTISGIITQPSLLASADTLEKCVSYTWPSTGISYTQSGIYKDTLQASNGCDSIITLNLTINQPSSSSLAVTACDTYTWAQNSMTYTASGAYKDTVMNSVNCDSIITLNLTINKSTSSSLAATACDTYTWAQNSMTYTSSGAYKDTVMNSMNCDSIITLNLTINKSTSSSLAATACDTYTWAQNSMTYTASGAYKDTVMNSVNCDSIITLNLTINKSTSSSVAVTACDTYTWAQNSMTYTASGAYKDTVMNSVNCDSIITLNLTINKSTSSSLAVTACDTYTWAQNSMTYTASGAYKDTVMNSVNCDSIITLNLTINKSTSSSLAVTACDTYTWAQNSMTYTASGAYKDTVMNSVNCDSIITLNLTINKSTSSSLAVTACDTYTWAQNSMTYTASGAYKDTVMNSVNCDSIITLNLTINKSTSSSLAVTACDTYTWSQNNMTYTASGAYKDTVMNSVNCDSIITLNLTINKSTSSSLAVTACDTYTWAQNSMTYTASGAYKDTVMNSVNCDSIITLNLTINKSTSSSLAVTACDTYTWVQNSMTYTASGSYNDTIMNAANCDSIITLNLTINKSTASSVSVTTCDSYTWAQNNMTYTVSGNYSDTVVNANKCDSIITLNLTINPSVGSSVSVSSCEEYTWAQTGMTYTSSGSYTDTLSTSLGCDSVLTLNLTILKKSLATVKDTSCLSYIWALNGQTYTQSGTYIDTVMNQAGCDSIVTLELIIDTVNVTVTQNDLSLEAQLSGASYQWMTCGAGFNPIAGATGQSYTVISNGDYAVEITQNGCADTSDCLSINYVGLENEVRTSNNFKLFPNPTTGRITLFFSEIPQIGEPITVYNLNGKQVMWVQPEANEEVIDLSELGNGLYFIRYQNQFERIILNR from the coding sequence ATGAATGGTATGGTTTTAAGAGGCCTGCTGGCGCTATCTCTATTGTTTGTTTTTCAATGGAGCAATGCTCAGTTTAAAGTCAACACAATTACACGCAACTCTCCATCAACCCAAAACACCTTAGACTCCAACTTTCAATTCAACATCACCTTTAGCCACCGGGCTCTTCAATTAGATACCGGTGACCTTTCTTTGAATGGTGGAATTGCTGCCAAATCAAAAATCAACTCCGTTAAATATGTCGGAGGAACATCCTATCTGGTAGACGTAAAAACGACGGATACTTCTTCGGGTACATTAGGCTTGGATATAAAAGGAGTAGATGGCTCCGGAAGCAACAACATTATCCAGGGGAACCTGCAGCTCGATCAACAATCCTTAGCCAAAATTCAAATCACCGATTCCAAGGTTTTCGGTCAAAGTTTTATACCAGCCACATCGGGTAAGTTAGTCGACATCGTCGTTAGAACCGGTATTGGTCACACCTACAATGGAAACGGCACGATGGAATTAATTACCGGTGAAGGATATGGCGGAACCGTCATTGCAAGTCAGGTCATTTCTGTGGATCAATCTCATTCTGAAAAGACTTACACCTTCTCCAGCCCAGCTGTGGTATCTGCAGGTTCAAAATATACCATGCGATTTAATTTCCCTAATGCCCCGACCAATTCAACTGCTTTCTCGGCTCAAGTAGGAGCCAATTATCCTGGTGGTTATTTGTACCAATCCTCGATCTTAGCATCGGCCGATCTTTACTTCAAAACATACATCCACACAGGACCTGATGTTCCACTCACTTCAACTCTACCCACAGTTGATGAAACCTATCAATTTGTTGTGTGTAAACTGGCGGCGCTCATTACAAAAAATAGCGAAACCTCTTGCATGGGAACAGGTGGTTCAGCTACAGCAACGGCCTCCAAAGGAAACATTTCCTACTCTTACTTATGGGACAATGGAGATACTTCTGCCAGTTCTTCCAAGTTGCTTTATGGCACCAATTCTATCACAGTTACGGATGCCTATGGATGCTCAGTTTCCAAAAGCATCACCATGGGATCAAGCTGTAGCCTTTTGATCAAGGGCAATAACCAATGGATTACTCTGGGGGACACCACCCCAACTCCCACGGATAAAACGGACCTGGGGCCTGTTAGTGTAGGTGATTCCCTAACTCAAACCTTTACCCTCATTAACAACGGAAGCGGTACACTCAATTTTTCAAGTCCTATCACCCTGACAGGATCGCATGCGAATCTATTTTCCATTGCCCAAGCTCCAGCCTCAACTGTAAATGCTGGAGACTCCACAAGCTTTTCGATTCGATTTAAGCCCAATGCACTCGGAACCTTCAAAGTGACGGTTAACATTCCTAATTCGTCCACCGATGCTAATCCTTATACTTTCAGCATTCAAGGGCAAGGATCACATAGCGGGTTTAATTTTGATGGAGGCAATGATTATATAGAAATAGCCGATGATACTACCCTTGATTTCTCCCATGCCTTTACGGTAGAAGCCTGGATCAAACCTGATGGTGCTCAGACCTCTGGAATTCTGACCAAGTTTGGAAATGGAGCATCTAACCGGAGTTGGGCTCTGCTTCTTCTTTCTAGCGGAAAATTGGAGCTATCCGTTTCCAATAATGGTAATAGTGAAACCTACTTTAACTCGGCAAGCTCAGTCAACTTGGGCTTCTGGAATCACGTTGTCTTTCGATTTGACAGTACAAAGATGGAAGTCTTTATCAATGGAGTTAAAGACCTTAATAGTCAAACCGTAAGCGGATCCATATTCAACTCTTCATCCCCTGTATTGATTGGTGCAAGAGACAATGGAAGTGTAGGCCTCAATTATAGAGGCGACATGGATGAGGTACGACTTTGGTCCGTGGCCCGCCCAGACACTGCCATTCTAAATTCTCGGAACTGCGAGCTATCCGGTTCAGAAACTGGATTGGTCGCTTATTACAATTTTAACCAAGGAATTCCGAATGGTAACAACGCAGGAGCATCGCTGGTCGATCAGTCAACCAAAAACAACGATGGAACATTCCAAAATGCAAGTTTGACTGGAAGCTCATCCAATTTTGTAACCGGAGCTATTACCCATGTAGCAGGACCTTGTGCTGTACCTCTTTCAACAAGCCTTACTATTAGCCAAGCAATTTTGTGTAATGGAAACTCAAACGGAAGCATCATGGCCACCGTTAACGGTGGGATACCGCCGTACACCTATGCCTGGAGCAATGGATCCACAACAGCTACCGCTAACAATGTAGTTGCCGGAAAATACTGGGTAACCGTAACCGATAACAATGGGGTAAGTTCTGCTCATACGCAGACCCTTATTGATTCGATTATTATCACAGAGCCATCCAAACTCACAGCCACCCTTGTGGTAGATAGCAATGTGAGCTGCTATGGTGAATTGGACGGTGGACTTACGGCTTCGGCTACCGGAGGAACAGCTGGATACTCCTATGCCTGGAGCAATGGTGCCACCTCTGCCAGCATTACCGGAGTAGCAGCAGGTTCTTATAAGGTAACGGTAAGCGATGCCAACGCCTGTATCGACACCATTTCGGGAATAATCACGCAGCCCAGTCTACTGGCCAGTGCAGACACCTTGGAAAAGTGTGTTTCCTACACCTGGCCTTCCACCGGAATCAGTTATACTCAAAGTGGGATCTACAAAGACACCCTGCAAGCCTCGAACGGTTGCGATTCGATTATCACCTTGAACCTAACCATTAACCAACCCAGCTCATCTTCACTCGCAGTCACTGCCTGTGACACCTACACCTGGGCTCAGAACAGCATGACTTATACCGCTTCTGGTGCTTACAAAGACACGGTGATGAATTCTGTGAATTGTGACTCTATTATCACCTTGAATTTGACCATCAACAAGTCAACTTCTTCGTCTCTGGCAGCGACGGCTTGTGATACCTACACTTGGGCACAGAACAGCATGACTTACACTTCATCAGGAGCTTACAAAGACACCGTGATGAACTCGATGAATTGTGACTCTATTATCACTTTGAATTTGACCATCAATAAGTCAACTTCTTCTTCTCTGGCGGCGACGGCTTGTGATACCTACACTTGGGCACAGAACAGCATGACTTACACTGCATCAGGAGCTTACAAAGACACGGTGATGAATTCTGTGAATTGTGACTCTATTATCACCTTGAATTTGACCATCAATAAGTCAACTTCTTCCTCCGTGGCCGTGACTGCTTGTGATACCTACACCTGGGCGCAGAACAGCATGACTTACACCGCTTCTGGTGCTTACAAAGACACGGTGATGAATTCTGTGAATTGTGACTCTATTATCACCTTGAATTTGACCATCAACAAGTCAACTTCTTCGTCTCTGGCTGTTACTGCTTGTGACACCTACACCTGGGCTCAGAACAGCATGACTTACACCGCCTCCGGTGCCTACAAAGACACCGTGATGAACTCGGTGAACTGTGATTCTATTATCACCTTGAATTTGACCATCAATAAGTCAACTTCTTCTTCCCTGGCAGTGACTGCTTGTGACACTTATACCTGGGCGCAGAACAGCATGACTTACACTGCATCAGGAGCCTACAAAGACACCGTGATGAACTCGGTGAACTGTGATTCTATTATCACTTTGAATTTGACCATCAATAAGTCAACTTCTTCTTCCCTGGCGGTTACTGCTTGTGACACCTATACCTGGGCGCAGAACAGCATGACTTACACCGCCTCCGGTGCCTACAAAGACACCGTGATGAACTCGGTGAACTGTGATTCCATTATCACTTTGAATTTGACCATCAATAAGTCAACTTCTTCGTCCTTGGCAGTGACCGCTTGTGATACTTACACTTGGTCGCAGAATAACATGACGTATACTGCATCAGGAGCCTACAAAGACACCGTGATGAACTCGGTGAACTGTGATTCCATTATTACTTTGAATTTGACCATCAATAAGTCAACTTCTTCGTCCTTGGCAGTGACTGCTTGTGACACTTATACCTGGGCGCAGAACAGCATGACTTACACTGCATCAGGAGCCTACAAAGACACCGTGATGAACTCGGTGAACTGCGATTCCATCATTACTTTGAATTTGACCATCAATAAGTCAACTTCTTCGTCCTTGGCAGTGACTGCTTGTGATACCTACACTTGGGTGCAGAATAGCATGACATACACCGCTTCCGGGTCATACAATGACACCATTATGAATGCGGCAAATTGTGATTCGATTATTACCCTTAATCTGACCATTAATAAGTCCACCGCTTCTTCTGTGTCAGTCACCACATGTGACTCGTATACCTGGGCTCAGAACAACATGACTTATACTGTATCGGGTAATTATTCGGATACTGTGGTAAATGCTAATAAATGTGACTCCATCATTACTTTGAACCTGACCATTAATCCTTCTGTCGGATCATCGGTATCAGTTTCTTCCTGTGAGGAGTACACCTGGGCACAAACGGGAATGACTTACACGTCAAGCGGATCTTACACGGACACCCTGAGCACTTCTCTTGGATGCGATTCGGTATTGACCCTGAACCTGACCATTTTGAAAAAGAGTCTTGCTACCGTAAAGGACACCTCCTGCCTGAGCTATATCTGGGCGCTCAATGGTCAAACCTATACCCAATCGGGAACCTATATCGATACAGTAATGAATCAAGCGGGTTGTGACTCGATCGTTACACTGGAACTGATTATTGACACAGTGAACGTAACCGTAACTCAAAATGACCTATCGCTTGAAGCTCAATTGAGCGGTGCCTCCTACCAATGGATGACTTGCGGTGCCGGCTTTAACCCCATTGCCGGAGCGACAGGACAATCGTACACCGTTATTAGCAATGGAGACTATGCTGTAGAAATCACTCAAAATGGATGTGCGGATACAAGCGACTGTTTATCCATCAATTACGTAGGACTGGAAAATGAGGTGCGAACCTCCAACAACTTTAAATTGTTTCCTAATCCAACAACGGGAAGAATAACTTTATTCTTTTCGGAAATCCCTCAAATAGGCGAGCCCATCACCGTCTACAACCTGAATGGCAAACAGGTTATGTGGGTTCAGCCTGAGGCTAACGAAGAGGTAATAGACCTTAGTGAGCTAGGTAATGGTCTTTACTTTATTCGTTATCAAAATCAGTTTGAGCGAATTATTCTTAACCGCTAA
- a CDS encoding metallophosphoesterase: MTGLTNASLNGRGPGKFYRLAASLTFLIIFLVSCIEYHPYEASPDETNLTKINLDRLLANPDSDTLRFALIGDTQRFYDETDDFVDVINGYPELDMVIVSGDLSDFGIEYEFELMHDLFAELSMPYLTVIGNHDLVYNGKTVYEEMYGALDYSFTFKGNKFIMINTNSREFGFNGRVPNISWLRKELSEMKDEEQAIIVSHVPPDAPDFDPDLVEPYLHTLDSSKKVLVTLNGHLHGFREGKFPDSQVRYINSYSTEKRSFVIVKIWDRGYDYQQIPY, from the coding sequence ATGACAGGTTTGACAAATGCATCTTTGAACGGAAGGGGACCCGGTAAATTCTACCGTCTGGCAGCCTCTCTCACGTTTCTCATCATTTTTTTGGTTTCATGTATCGAATATCATCCGTACGAAGCCTCTCCCGACGAAACAAATCTCACAAAAATTAATCTCGACAGGCTACTCGCCAATCCCGATTCGGATACATTGCGTTTTGCACTCATTGGAGATACACAGCGCTTTTACGACGAAACGGATGACTTCGTAGACGTGATCAATGGCTACCCAGAATTGGACATGGTCATCGTATCAGGCGACCTTTCTGACTTTGGTATAGAATACGAGTTTGAATTGATGCATGATCTCTTTGCGGAATTGAGCATGCCCTACTTAACCGTTATTGGAAACCACGATCTGGTATACAATGGAAAAACGGTTTATGAAGAGATGTATGGAGCGCTTGACTACAGTTTCACCTTCAAGGGAAACAAGTTCATCATGATCAATACCAATAGCCGGGAGTTCGGTTTTAATGGACGGGTGCCCAATATTTCCTGGCTGCGCAAAGAACTAAGTGAAATGAAGGATGAGGAGCAGGCTATTATCGTTTCTCACGTTCCGCCCGACGCTCCGGACTTTGATCCCGATCTGGTAGAACCGTATTTGCACACCCTCGATTCGAGCAAGAAAGTACTGGTTACCCTCAACGGACACCTGCACGGCTTTCGGGAAGGAAAGTTCCCTGATTCACAAGTGCGCTACATCAACAGCTACTCCACCGAAAAAAGAAGTTTTGTAATCGTAAAAATCTGGGACAGAGGTTATGACTATCAACAAATTCCTTATTAA